Part of the Gammaproteobacteria bacterium genome is shown below.
GACGTTCAGAATGGCCAGCCTGTCGGAGCCAATGAACACGGGCAGTGGGTTACCCGGGCCGGGGCCAGTTACTGGGAATATAACGGAAAAACCGGGCCTGGCAAGGAATTCCAGGGGGCGGAAAACACATGTTCTTACGATGACTACAAGGGTTACCGTGAAAATCGTGGCGTTCGCCACTACTATGGCGTGCACCATTACTGGGGTACTTATGGATCGAGGACCTACGGGTACGGGCGGGTTGTCGGCGGCGAGTTTGTCAGGAGAAACGGTGGAGTGGTGCAAGGCGCGAAAAGCGGCACAAGGACCAGGGGCCCAATGACTACCAGCGTAAGAGGGCTGGGAACCGCGTTCAGAAATCGCGGACCAGGATTCGGTAAATAGCAATACTATATTTCAAAACGGAATCGTTATGAAAACAGAGCTCGGAATGTACCCAACCTATTTCTCATACGCCCTGCTGTACCTTGCAGTTGCGACGTTGCTGAATTTTTACATGCGCATGCGGGAGCGTACGCTGAGCACCGCCGATTCAGCAGCCGGGCATGGCGGTATCGCCTTTGATATCAGGCATGGCGCCGCCCATCTTGGCCTGGCCATAGCCATGATAGGTGTTATGTATTCCGAATCACGAGGAAAGCTGATAGATGATCTGATGCTGTCCGCAGGCTACAGCCTTTTGGCCGCACTGTTTATGATTGTTTCACTGGAGATAACCGATAAGGTGATCTTGCCGGGAATAAGAAATGTAAAGGAACTAGTAAATAACAATCTCGCCGTCGCATTTGTTGAAGCGGGCGCCCTGGTTATGACCGGCAACATCGCGTACGCCAGTATAAGAGGAGAGGAAGGCGGAATTGTTTCATCGATTTCCTATTTTCTGGCCGGGCAGCTGTCTATAGTGGCCCTTGTATATATTTATGAAAAGCTGTTCGTGCGAAAGCATGATATCAGGGCTAGTATCCAGTCCGGAAAGCTTTCCGCGGGTATCTACCTGTCGAGTAAAATAGTCGCTTACGGTCTGATAATACAGAGCGTTATCGTTTCCAGTGATGCTGCTGCGCCGCTGGCAGACAAGATGCTTGATTTTTCGACCGCGGCAGTTGCAGCCATGATAATGCTTTACTTGCTGGAGATTCTGATTGACAAGATTATCCTGTTAAAGACAACCGTAACCGGCATGCTGGACAACGACCGGGTAGGAGATGCAGTACAGTTGGCACTGACAAAGATCGGCATGGCAATGTTGCTGGGGCTGATAATTCTCTAGATCAGAAAATATAGCGCGGTATCTTAAAGTGACGCACGAAGCTCGATTACTTCCGGTACTGCTGGCATTCTGCATGTTTTCAACAGGTGCATCGGGCCTGGTAAACGAATACGTGCTCGCAACAATAACGACATATATTCTCGGAAATTCAATAGAACAATTTTCAATTGTCATCGCATTGATGATGTTGATGATGGGTATATCCGGCATTGTCCAGCAAAAACTGGATGATACGAACCTTGTCAGAAAATTTATTCTTGTTGAGGCTGCAATGGCCGTTCTCGGTGGTTATGCACCGGTTGCCATCTATGGCGCATATGCGGGCCTTGAGTCACATTTTTTGCTCGTGCACTATTTTTTCATTCTGGCCATCGGCTTCCTCATCGGGTTTGAAATACCGATAGTCATGCGAATAATCGAGCAGCAAAAGGTAAACCTGAAAACAAATCTCGCAATTGTCTATGCAATGGACTACGTTGGCGCGTTCATCGGCGCCGTAATCTGGGTAAAGTTTCTGCTTAGGACGTTCCCGCTCACGGAGATCAGTTTTATTGTTGCCGGGTTCAACTTCCTGGTCGCGGCCGTAACCGTTTTTTATTTTGTCTTCAAGAAAGTACCCGGTCTTGGAAAAATGGCGCCCCTAACGATCATGCTGGTGACCGCCAGCCTCGCCTGGGGTTATGCCAATAACAGGGAAATGAGCGACTACCTGGAACAGCATTTTTACGATGACAGGATAATTTACAAAAAAACCACGCGCTATCAGCATATCGTGATAACACGAAACGAAAACCTGGATGAAACCCGGTTGTACCTGAATGGCCACACGCAATTCTCTTCCGTCGATGAAAAACGGTATCACGAAATGCTGGTTCATCCCGCCATGAAATTGTCTGCAAATGCCGAAAACGTGCTCATCCTGGGAGGCGGAGACGGGCTGGCGTTGAGGGAAGTGCTGAAATACCGAAATACCAAAACCATCAGCGTAGTGGACCTGGACCCCGAAATGATACGCCTGGCATCCAGTCACGAAAAACTGACCGAGCTGAACCGGCACGCGTTCAGGGATGCGCGGGTCAAGGCGTTGTCACCGGGAGGAATTACCGATACCGGTGTAGTCAGTATGATGATGGAAGGGGAGAATGAAGCACAACAGACTCGCGTAGCGAGCGTGACAGTCTTTAATCTCGATGCAGACCGGTTCCTGGAAATTGATACGGACATCAGCCGATGGGAGGTGGTCATTATTGACCTGCCCGATCCAGCCTCGGTAGAGTTGGCCAAGCTGTACAGCAAGCAATTTTACACCAAGCTCAAACGTAAGCTGGCGCCCGGAGCAATCGTGGCGTTGCAGGCGACATCGCCCTACCATGCCAAGGAGTCGTATCTGACGGTAGGTCGTACGCTGAATGCAGCCGGGCTCAAAACAGTTCCCTATCATGTTAATGTGCCATCATTCGGGGACTGGGGGTTTTACCTCGCGTGGGCCGGAGATCCGGATATTCCCGAGGTAAGAAAACGACTTTCAGCCATCGGTAAAATTGATGTGGCTACCGATTATATCTCACCGGAGATTATCGCCGCCTCCCTGGTTTTCGGTAATGATGAATTGAGAACAGAGTCGGACTGCGTCAATACGTTGATGTTTCCTTGCCTGTTGAGCCAGTATATTGACCAAGGCTGGAAGATTTACTGAAAAATATCACTCCGGGCCTTATGAAGACGCTGTCACACTGGCCGATAAAATATATTAAAGAGACTTGATCAGCCCTTCAGTATCGAGGAAAACCGGTAGCGAGAGTATTTCCTGCGCCTGGCAGTATTCCCTTAAAAAGCCCGACAGGTTTTCGGCTCCGCCGATCCGGATCAGATCCTGGTGCAGCGCCTCGTTGTTGACGCCTTTTTCCGACCCTGTGAGGGCCAGGGAATAGATCTCCAGTATTGGTCTGATTGTCAGGTTGAAGTTTTCCAGCCTCGGTTCAACCGGAGGTTCAGGAATCCAGTGGTCACGCACCGCCATGGTCCCGTTTTTCGAGTATTGTTCCCTCCATCTGTTTAGCCCGGACAGTCTAATTCGATAGTACCTTAAGGTCCTTTGCCACGTCGATTCCTCTTTCTTGTTACGTTTCCTTGGCGTGTAAACGTTGTTAAATGAAAAGTCAAACGCGGCCACTCTTGGCTTGTCGCCATTGATCGTTTTCAATATCAATGCAACGGTTGATTTCGAAAAACCGCCGCAGATATATTTAGGATCGACTTTTTGTAGAGGAATATCGCTCGCTACTACGTGCTTGGAAACATCGCGGTCGAATACATCTAGAATCGAGTATCCGGAAATCGTGTATACAACTGTGTAACCGAAAATTAAATAGACGACCACATATAAAGCTACCGCGTCCCTCCATTCTTTTTCATTACATACCTTTCGATGGCGAAGACAGCTCCAATCGGCCGCGAGAAATATAGCAAGAACAAGAAATAATATAACCAGGTAGATAGTGATAAGAAGAAAATAGGTGTTATGAAACTTATAATAAATATAAGATAGCCAAAACGGAGCCGTAAGGCCAACAATACTTGAGACGATTCCTTTCACCACAGAAAAGCTTTCAGCGAATTTGAATTTCATAACAGTTTATCGCCAACAGAAATTACAATTGTCATCCCCTGACCAGTCCTTGTGCATCAAAAAAGACCGTCAGTGAAAAAATATCCTGCGCCTGGCAGTATTCCCTGAAAAAGCCCGACAGGTTTCCGGTTCCGCCGATCCGGATCAGATCCTGGTGCAGTGCCTCGTTGTTGACACCTTTTTCCGGCCCCGTGAGGGCCAGGGAATAGATCTCCAGTATTGGTCTGATTGCCTGGCTGACGTTTTCCCCCCTGGGTTCGCCCAACCGGCTGGGCGCCCATAGCCTGAGAAATATACGTTCTCTTAGAGTCAGGGTGCCGTTGCTGGCAGCCAGTTTCTTCAGTCTCTTGTACTTGGCATCAATTTTCCTCCTTTTTTCAAGCATGGAATCCCACTTCTGTTTTTGCGCTTCCGTCAGCTTTTTCGGAGTATAGATATTTTTGAATTGATATTCGGACCCGGACAATTTTGTGCGTGCTGAATTGATATGACTGATAACCAGGGAAGTGGTGACCCTGGAAAAACTGTCACAGACGTGCTCAGCTTCAATTTCCTGAAGCGATGTTTCGCTCGCAAGAATGCCTTTGTTCTCAATATCAGAATTGCTATCGCCGAAAACCGAGTAGCCAAACATGGTGTAGACAAAAATGTAGCCAAGACATGCATAGCCGGTCGAGTACCAGAAGAATATGCGCCGACCCTCTGCCGGGTCACGTTCTTTGGTGAGACGGTGTAATTCCAGTTTTTTGTTCAGGCTGACCGTGATCATCAGGAGTGCCAGCGCAAGGAAGAAAAATATAACCGGGATGTAACCGAGGCCATCATCAGAGACTTCGATAATCAATACCCATATTATCGCCAGTATGCCGATGAAATGGACAAAAGCCCGGGAAAACGTATTGATATAATCCAGTCTTGTTGGCTCTTTGTCAGCCATGGCTGCCTTTCCTAAAGCGAGAAAACGGTATCTGGTTTTGGAGTGACCGATTCTAAAGTCTCTTCAGATCAACCAGGTCATAAAAAGCTGCCTCGTCTATTTTGTTGCAAGCTTGTTCAAAAAAACCGCTGACGCGTTCGACGCCACCAATTTGTACCAGGTCCTGGTAGGCTGCGGCCAGTTCCGATGCACTTAAATTCCTGGCCTGATCCAGTCTGGATCGAAGTCTGGATGAAAATACAGACTTGATGTATTCAGGCTCAAGTTTAATGAAACCCATGGACTCGATATTAAATACGCTTATCCATGTGTAGGAATCGTGAATATCGGCAACATTGGCCGGTTCGTCGTTATGGAACCCGCGGACATAGGTCCAGCTGCGGTCCGTCAATATTTGTTGAAACTTGTCCAGTAACGCATCAATTTTTTGTTCGGTGGATGTGTATTTTCGGAATTCCCACTTGTCTTCCGTAATCGCAAGCGCGCCGGAGCTGGCATAAAGTGAGCAAAAATGTGTTTTCTGATATTCAGTCCTGGATAATCCTCTACCCGGAAATTGGTACTGAACCATCGCAAGTGAGCGCGTTTCACGCTCCAGCAAGCCTGAATAAAAGGGATCAGTGCCAAGGAAAAGGTAAGGCAGGGCGGCAATGGCCCATACGAACAACGCTGTTCCCACTACGCGAGCGTGGTTGATGTTCCGGCAAGCAGAACCTTGGCCTCGTTTGCATTTCCTTAAGGTATTTTCGTACACCCGCTTGAACTCCAGTTTGTATACGTGGAATACGAGCCAGAGAAAAAGACAATAAACGACAATGGCGGTGTACACGCTGTTAATCAGGTTGATAAACATGATTGCGGAAAATTGAAAGATCAAGAACCCTATAAATAACATCGCCAAATAAAATACGGTTGCCATCAGTTCAATGACGCCGCTGTCGAAGGAATCGAAGGACGAAGCGGTCTTGCCTTTTTTTGAATTATTGCCTGTATCAAATGATATAAAGGCCATGGCAACAATGGATAGCGCGCAAACCATGATATAAGTGATCGTGAACCCGTTTCCGTAAAAACTGACAGATAGATAAATACCGAATACTGTGAGAAGCAATGGAACTGTATATATTGGCGCAAACATCATCGAGGCGATGAAAATAAGTGCAGCCAGGGCGGGAACCGTGCCGAGCACGACCAGCAGAACAGTGGAAAGTGTTATGCCCAGAAACGCGTAAAAACGGGGCGGCTTCAATTGACTAAAGTTCAGAATCATGGCGGCTTCATTTTTCTTGTCATTGTATCCGATGTTAATGAAAGTTATCGGAAAGCAGACGTCTTTTGTCGGCTACGGAAAATATGCCCGCAATACACATATATTTATCTTAGCATCGGTAGCCGGGGGTGTCACTGTGATCCGGATAGGCAGAGTCTGTAATCAGGGAGCCAAAATTGAGACTTGTTTTTGACTGGTGATGCATCGGATTAAGATCCGGACCAATTCTGCAATCAGCTCCTGCTGAAAAGTGCTCCGGGGTAACCGCGAGCATCGCCTTGGACGAAAGTCTGAATAATCAGCCATGCTGCCGGGGCGTATACCTTGCATAAGCGTTTTTCGCGATTACGGCACACGCTGTTAGTGGGCCGGAGCAGCCCCTGGTACGGCGTCATACCGAGGTGGAGGCAATATTTGCGAGCCACAAGCCGCAACAAGTGATCAAAAAAACAGCCCCTGTGAAGGGGCTGTCGTTAATGGGCTGCTGAGCAATCTATATTATAACTAGAAGGTCACCCGGTTAGGGCGCCGTGGTAAAACTCCAGACCACGCTATCGGTAACGCCACCCCGGCCATCATTGGCGGTGACCTTCCAGTAATAGGTGGTACCCGGGTTCAGGCCGGTGACCGTGTGGCTGGCGGTAGCCGGTGGCACCACCTGGTTCACCACGGTCGTATCCCCTTCCTTGCTGCAGGCGCTTAAGCCAATGACCGCAATGATCACACCGACTTGCATGACCCGTTGCCGGCGTGACGGTGACAGGCCAACCAGGCCGATGAGTAACAGGCTCGAAGTCCCGCCTAATCCTGCCATCAACATTAGGGGCTGGTCGTACCAGGCAACAGCACAGTTAATGCAGAAGATCGATACCGGGAAGGTTTTCTCTTGCGCCCCGCCAATTATTCTTAAAGCAAATATTGTGGCGTCACATCATCGTGGCCGTGCCTGGCACATAATTATATATGCGTATGACTCAGTTTACGCCTAATTCTGGTCGATTCAAGTTGCCAGATGAGAATGATAAACAGTGTTAGGCAAGAGAATGGCCAACAATTTCAAACGTGTTATCTAAGACGATAGTCTGATTTACCATCCATGATGGTGGAAGGTCTATTTGGAGTTTGTACTTGGCCGGGTATCACCAAAACTTCCTGAGTATTGAATCTTCGACAGGCATCACGAAACGTCAGTGCCGGTTGCTGGCCACTTCGATTGGCGGAGGTGGAGACAAGGGCGCCGCCATACGCTTTACACAAAGCAGCGGCGATGGGGTGGGCGGTGACGCGCACAGCGATGGAATCGTGTTTGCCGGTAAGCCAGCGCGGTGTTGAGGATCTGGCAGGCAGGATCCAGGTCACCGGTCCAGGCCAGGTGGCCAGGGCCTTGGCAGGAATGGTTTCTACAAATGGTTTGAGTTGCTCGGGATCACTGGCAATGAGAATTAATCCCTTGCTGGCAGGACGCCGCTTGATACGCAGCAGGTGTTTGACTGCCTTGACGTTGCACGGGTCGCAACCCAGACCGAATACCCCTTCCGTGGGGTAGGCAACAATGCCGCCCTTTGCAATGTGCTGGACTGCTTGTTGAATCCGGTCGGGTTTCACGAACAGGTTACAGCAGTTTTTGTACTTCTTCGTTCTTGGCGATAACGGCGGCGGCATTGGCTTCGCGCTCTGCCTTCACCTTTGCGGCCATGTCGGCGTCAGCCACGCCAAGAATCTGCGCCGCCAGGTAACCGGCATTCTTGGCACCGGCGCTGCCAATGGCAACAGTCGCAACCGGTACACCGCCGGGCATCATGGCGGTAGACAGCAGTGCATCCATACCATCCAGCGGACCGGCGTCCATGGGCACACCGATAACCGGGCGTGTGGTCAGGCCGGCAACGGCACCGGCAAGATGCGCGGCCAGGCCGGCAGCGGCAATGAAGACCATGCAGCCGCGGGCTTCAGCGTCAGTTACATAGGTGTGAGTGGCGGCCGGTGTGCGATGCGCAGAAGTAATACGTACTTCGTGTTGAATACCGAAGCTTTTCAATACCTCGATACACTTGGTCATGGTCTTGAGATCAGAGTCCGATCCCATCAGTACGGCAACAAACGGTTTGCTCATTGATATCCCCTTGAATGATTAAATTGAATTCGACAGAAGTTGATCAAGACTGATCCTGTTCGCGGGCAATGGCGCGATGGCCAATGTCCCGACGAAAATAGGCGCCATCCCAGCTTATGGTATGCAATCTTTCATAAGCTTTCTTTTGTGCTTCGCCGACAGTGTTGCCCAAAGCGGTGACACACAGGACGCGACCACCGGCAGTCACCACCAGTCCGTCCTTGTCAGCAGTGCCGGCGTGAAACACCTTGGTATCGGTGATTTCGTTATCAAGGCCGCAAATGGCATCACCCTTGTGGTAGCTGTCTGGATAACCACCGGCCGCCA
Proteins encoded:
- a CDS encoding fibronectin type III domain-containing protein → MLMAGLGGTSSLLLIGLVGLSPSRRQRVMQVGVIIAVIGLSACSKEGDTTVVNQVVPPATASHTVTGLNPGTTYYWKVTANDGRGGVTDSVVWSFTTAP
- a CDS encoding DUF350 domain-containing protein, which gives rise to MKTELGMYPTYFSYALLYLAVATLLNFYMRMRERTLSTADSAAGHGGIAFDIRHGAAHLGLAIAMIGVMYSESRGKLIDDLMLSAGYSLLAALFMIVSLEITDKVILPGIRNVKELVNNNLAVAFVEAGALVMTGNIAYASIRGEEGGIVSSISYFLAGQLSIVALVYIYEKLFVRKHDIRASIQSGKLSAGIYLSSKIVAYGLIIQSVIVSSDAAAPLADKMLDFSTAAVAAMIMLYLLEILIDKIILLKTTVTGMLDNDRVGDAVQLALTKIGMAMLLGLIIL
- a CDS encoding L-threonylcarbamoyladenylate synthase, coding for MPPPLSPRTKKYKNCCNLFVKPDRIQQAVQHIAKGGIVAYPTEGVFGLGCDPCNVKAVKHLLRIKRRPASKGLILIASDPEQLKPFVETIPAKALATWPGPVTWILPARSSTPRWLTGKHDSIAVRVTAHPIAAALCKAYGGALVSTSANRSGQQPALTFRDACRRFNTQEVLVIPGQVQTPNRPSTIMDGKSDYRLR
- the purE gene encoding 5-(carboxyamino)imidazole ribonucleotide mutase translates to MSKPFVAVLMGSDSDLKTMTKCIEVLKSFGIQHEVRITSAHRTPAATHTYVTDAEARGCMVFIAAAGLAAHLAGAVAGLTTRPVIGVPMDAGPLDGMDALLSTAMMPGGVPVATVAIGSAGAKNAGYLAAQILGVADADMAAKVKAEREANAAAVIAKNEEVQKLL
- a CDS encoding polyamine aminopropyltransferase codes for the protein MTHEARLLPVLLAFCMFSTGASGLVNEYVLATITTYILGNSIEQFSIVIALMMLMMGISGIVQQKLDDTNLVRKFILVEAAMAVLGGYAPVAIYGAYAGLESHFLLVHYFFILAIGFLIGFEIPIVMRIIEQQKVNLKTNLAIVYAMDYVGAFIGAVIWVKFLLRTFPLTEISFIVAGFNFLVAAVTVFYFVFKKVPGLGKMAPLTIMLVTASLAWGYANNREMSDYLEQHFYDDRIIYKKTTRYQHIVITRNENLDETRLYLNGHTQFSSVDEKRYHEMLVHPAMKLSANAENVLILGGGDGLALREVLKYRNTKTISVVDLDPEMIRLASSHEKLTELNRHAFRDARVKALSPGGITDTGVVSMMMEGENEAQQTRVASVTVFNLDADRFLEIDTDISRWEVVIIDLPDPASVELAKLYSKQFYTKLKRKLAPGAIVALQATSPYHAKESYLTVGRTLNAAGLKTVPYHVNVPSFGDWGFYLAWAGDPDIPEVRKRLSAIGKIDVATDYISPEIIAASLVFGNDELRTESDCVNTLMFPCLLSQYIDQGWKIY